In Chitinibacter sp. SCUT-21, a single genomic region encodes these proteins:
- a CDS encoding UbiD family decarboxylase translates to MKYRDLRDFMAQLESQGELKRLHTPVSPKLEMTELCDRILRNAGPAVLFENVPGYSMPVLGNLFGTPRRVALGMGAQDVSALREIGQTLAYLKEPEPPKGLKDAWEKLPLLKQVLNMAPKEVRKGICQDVVIEGPDVDLGKIPVQHCWPGDIAPLITWGLVVTRGPNKKRQNLGIYRQQVIGKNQVIMRWLAHRGGALDFREHARQNPGKPYPVAVVLGCDPATILGAVTPVPDTLSEYQFAGLLRGSKTELVQCIGSDLQVPATAEIVLEGVLKPCETGYSGVSEHGVPLKEVNGFLHALEGPYGDHTGYYNEQDWFPVFEVERITSRPDPIYHSTYTGKPPDEPAILGVALNEVFVPILQKQFPEIVDFYLPPEGCSYRMAIVSIKKQYPGHAKRVMFGVWSFLRQFMYTKYIVIVDDDVDCRDWKEVIWAITTRMDPVRDTTLVEHTPIDYLDFASPISGLGGKMGLDATNKMPGETNREWGRVIERDPASVARIDAIWQELNL, encoded by the coding sequence ATGAAATACCGCGACTTGCGCGACTTTATGGCGCAGCTAGAAAGCCAAGGTGAACTTAAACGTCTTCATACGCCTGTTTCGCCAAAACTTGAAATGACTGAGTTGTGCGACCGTATCTTGCGCAATGCAGGTCCCGCTGTGTTGTTTGAGAATGTACCTGGCTATAGTATGCCGGTCCTCGGTAATTTATTCGGCACGCCCCGCCGCGTTGCGCTGGGTATGGGCGCGCAAGACGTGTCGGCGCTGCGCGAAATTGGCCAGACTTTGGCGTATTTGAAAGAACCTGAACCGCCAAAAGGCTTGAAAGACGCGTGGGAAAAGCTGCCATTGCTCAAACAAGTGCTGAATATGGCACCGAAAGAAGTGCGCAAAGGGATTTGCCAAGATGTGGTGATCGAAGGCCCTGACGTTGATTTGGGCAAAATCCCAGTCCAGCACTGCTGGCCAGGCGATATTGCTCCTTTGATAACTTGGGGCTTGGTCGTTACACGCGGGCCAAATAAAAAGCGCCAAAACCTCGGCATTTATCGCCAGCAAGTGATTGGTAAAAATCAGGTGATTATGCGCTGGCTGGCGCATCGCGGTGGCGCGCTGGACTTTCGTGAACATGCGCGGCAAAACCCGGGCAAGCCTTATCCAGTTGCAGTAGTGCTGGGTTGTGATCCAGCAACCATTTTGGGCGCGGTAACGCCGGTGCCTGATACGCTGAGTGAATATCAATTTGCCGGTTTGTTGCGCGGCAGTAAGACCGAGCTGGTGCAATGCATCGGTTCAGACCTGCAAGTGCCCGCCACGGCAGAAATCGTGCTGGAAGGCGTGTTAAAACCGTGCGAGACGGGTTACAGCGGTGTGTCTGAGCATGGCGTGCCCTTGAAGGAAGTGAATGGCTTCCTGCACGCACTCGAAGGCCCGTACGGCGACCATACGGGTTACTACAACGAGCAAGACTGGTTCCCGGTGTTTGAAGTTGAGCGCATCACTAGCCGCCCCGATCCGATCTACCACAGCACCTACACCGGCAAACCACCGGATGAGCCAGCGATTCTGGGCGTGGCGCTGAATGAAGTGTTTGTGCCGATCTTGCAAAAGCAGTTTCCGGAAATCGTCGATTTTTATCTGCCACCCGAAGGATGTAGCTATCGGATGGCAATTGTATCGATCAAAAAGCAATATCCGGGGCATGCCAAGCGCGTGATGTTTGGCGTGTGGTCTTTCCTGCGCCAATTTATGTACACCAAGTACATTGTGATTGTCGACGATGATGTCGATTGCCGAGATTGGAAAGAAGTGATCTGGGCAATTACCACGCGGATGGACCCGGTGCGCGATACGACTTTGGTGGAGCACACACCGATTGATTACCTTGATTTCGCCAGCCCGATTTCGGGCTTGGGCGGCAAGATGGGCTTGGATGCCACCAATAAAATGCCGGGTGAAACGAATCGTGAATGGGGCAGGGTGATCGAGCGCGACCCTGCTTCTGTGGCGCGGATTGATGCGATTTGGCAAGAATTAAACTTATAA
- a CDS encoding D-hexose-6-phosphate mutarotase, whose product MSDIDFSAVLAGTSGVRVVHSAECFKQAGQGLPLVVVENQLGKASFTLQGCHLVSFVPAGGKDVLWVSPLTTFAPGKAIRGGIPLCLPWFGGHPHGLQSHGFARTADWTLEKVINRADGVTELIVSLISTPATLAQWPHEFRFEMKIEVGTELKLTLNVDNLSDTPAPFTYAFHTYFAVADYTQSPILGLEDLTYIDTIGEVTRRQQSGTLQLTGSTDRVYLDVPAVQTIVDGERQIKIESTANSSIVWNPGDHADNMADVREYRQNFVCVERGDAFDNAITIAAKSRFSSVMTLSEIR is encoded by the coding sequence ATGAGCGATATCGATTTTTCTGCGGTTTTAGCGGGCACTTCAGGCGTACGCGTGGTGCATTCAGCCGAGTGTTTCAAGCAAGCGGGTCAGGGCTTGCCTCTGGTGGTGGTAGAAAATCAACTCGGTAAAGCGAGTTTTACTCTTCAGGGCTGTCATTTAGTTTCCTTTGTTCCTGCAGGCGGAAAAGATGTCTTGTGGGTATCACCGCTAACGACATTTGCCCCGGGTAAAGCCATCCGTGGCGGTATTCCACTGTGTTTGCCTTGGTTTGGCGGTCATCCACATGGTCTGCAATCGCATGGTTTTGCCCGTACGGCTGATTGGACTTTAGAAAAAGTGATCAATCGCGCTGATGGTGTCACTGAATTGATCGTTAGCCTTATCAGTACCCCTGCAACTTTGGCGCAGTGGCCGCATGAGTTCCGTTTTGAAATGAAAATTGAAGTCGGTACGGAACTCAAATTGACACTGAATGTCGATAATCTCAGCGATACCCCCGCACCGTTTACCTATGCATTCCATACTTACTTTGCTGTTGCGGACTATACCCAGTCGCCGATATTGGGCTTGGAAGACCTGACCTATATCGATACGATTGGTGAAGTCACTCGTCGTCAGCAAAGCGGTACTTTGCAACTCACCGGCAGTACTGATCGCGTGTATTTGGATGTACCTGCGGTGCAAACCATCGTTGATGGCGAGCGTCAGATTAAGATTGAAAGTACGGCCAACAGCAGTATCGTGTGGAATCCGGGCGATCATGCCGATAATATGGCGGACGTACGTGAATATCGCCAAAACTTCGTGTGTGTCGAGCGCGGCGATGCGTTTGATAATGCAATTACCATAGCTGCTAAATCGCGCTTTAGTTCAGTGATGACACTGTCTGAAATTCGCTAA
- a CDS encoding dienelactone hydrolase family protein, with protein sequence MPYFGLILFCLASVTWAVPTSLQLGSSRLKAEYFSSSRPHSPAVVLMHGCAGLLDSNKELAIRYARMTSQLQELDFAVLLLNDKAAGKKPCAISSSKKQKAEMKRRAKNLQTAISWLKKRKEIDSNRIAVVGWDSGATATLWLLNQAKPGLRSATVFYPNCRLLLGADFRVSAPTLLLAGQRDGLAPLSSCSELSQISGQSLFHLVSYPDAMHDFDLVLDNLESEALNLPPNHLPLEDIADPVAAQDAWRRTYKWLSRWFDPERSMEGIPPRRLQ encoded by the coding sequence ATGCCTTATTTCGGTTTAATTCTTTTCTGCTTAGCCTCTGTTACGTGGGCGGTTCCAACTTCCCTGCAACTAGGATCATCACGCTTAAAGGCAGAGTATTTCAGCTCAAGTCGCCCCCACTCACCTGCTGTGGTGCTGATGCACGGATGCGCAGGTCTGCTCGACAGCAATAAAGAATTAGCCATTCGCTATGCGCGAATGACGTCACAATTGCAGGAGCTCGACTTTGCTGTGCTGTTGCTGAATGACAAAGCAGCAGGTAAAAAACCTTGTGCAATTAGTAGTAGCAAAAAACAAAAAGCAGAGATGAAACGGCGCGCCAAAAATCTGCAAACTGCCATTTCTTGGCTCAAAAAGCGCAAAGAAATCGATTCCAATCGCATTGCGGTTGTCGGCTGGGACTCTGGCGCAACTGCAACCTTGTGGTTGCTTAACCAGGCCAAGCCAGGCTTGCGTTCTGCAACCGTGTTTTATCCGAATTGCAGGCTTTTGTTGGGTGCCGATTTTCGAGTGTCGGCTCCTACTTTATTGTTGGCGGGGCAACGTGATGGTTTAGCGCCTTTATCTAGCTGTTCCGAATTGAGTCAAATTTCAGGGCAAAGTTTATTTCACTTGGTGAGCTACCCTGACGCAATGCATGATTTTGATTTGGTGCTGGATAATCTCGAATCCGAAGCGCTCAACTTGCCACCTAATCATTTGCCGCTTGAGGATATTGCTGATCCAGTCGCCGCGCAAGACGCTTGGCGTCGCACTTATAAGTGGTTATCACGCTGGTTTGATCCTGAGCGGAGCATGGAAGGTATTCCCCCGCGTCGTTTGCAATAA
- a CDS encoding DUF4870 domain-containing protein, whose amino-acid sequence MHDLTPSQVPSQDSRNIAVLVYLLTIFFSVIPGLVIYVLKKDDEFIFTAGKEALNWSLTLMLASLILSLIPILGWLALAVLWLCNIVCSILAAVNASKGLFYRYPFTLRLIA is encoded by the coding sequence ATGCATGATTTAACCCCGAGCCAAGTTCCATCGCAAGACTCACGCAATATTGCGGTCCTAGTTTATCTACTGACGATTTTCTTTAGTGTGATTCCTGGTTTAGTCATTTATGTCTTGAAAAAAGACGATGAATTCATTTTTACCGCGGGTAAAGAAGCCTTGAATTGGTCACTCACTTTGATGCTCGCTTCGCTGATTTTGTCGCTTATTCCTATTTTGGGTTGGCTGGCCCTCGCGGTCTTATGGTTATGTAATATCGTCTGCAGTATTTTAGCTGCGGTTAATGCAAGCAAAGGCTTGTTCTATCGCTACCCGTTTACTTTGCGTTTAATCGCTTGA
- a CDS encoding enoyl-CoA hydratase-related protein produces the protein MSDTIDCHMAPNGVVTLSLMRPEVCNAINEIMVAELTATLVAISQNAAARVLVLTGSGKFFCSGTDHQWMLKGSESGPDHNFEDALHIARLLRTLDRLPIPTIAHINGPAIGTGIGLISCCDMAVCTPNSWFSIPDTRLGLIPAVFGPYVINKIGSSAARRFFLSTEKFSPTTAQRLGLIHECPIDVEQVSEQVRSWIREILHNSPHALTAAKRFITSVEHRPIDDAMLSDTAHRMAHIRSHEQAQEGLRAYLNQAPVSWAP, from the coding sequence ATGAGTGATACGATCGATTGCCATATGGCACCCAACGGCGTCGTCACCCTCAGTTTAATGCGCCCAGAGGTCTGCAATGCCATTAATGAAATTATGGTGGCAGAACTGACTGCAACTTTGGTCGCCATTAGTCAAAACGCTGCTGCACGTGTGCTAGTGCTAACGGGCTCAGGCAAGTTTTTTTGCTCCGGCACTGATCACCAATGGATGCTGAAAGGTAGCGAATCAGGTCCTGATCATAATTTTGAAGATGCTCTGCATATCGCGCGCTTATTACGCACACTCGATAGACTCCCAATTCCGACCATTGCGCATATTAATGGACCAGCCATTGGTACTGGCATCGGACTAATTTCTTGCTGCGACATGGCGGTCTGCACCCCAAACAGCTGGTTTAGTATACCGGATACTCGATTAGGGCTCATCCCCGCAGTATTTGGCCCCTATGTTATTAATAAAATTGGCAGTAGCGCCGCCCGCCGGTTCTTTTTGAGTACCGAGAAATTCTCACCTACTACGGCGCAGAGACTTGGACTCATACATGAGTGCCCAATTGATGTAGAGCAGGTTAGTGAACAAGTGCGGTCATGGATTAGAGAAATTTTGCATAACAGCCCGCACGCACTCACGGCGGCGAAGCGCTTCATTACCTCAGTAGAGCATCGACCAATCGATGATGCCATGCTATCAGACACGGCACATCGCATGGCTCACATTCGCTCTCACGAGCAAGCACAAGAAGGTTTACGAGCCTATTTAAACCAAGCGCCAGTTAGCTGGGCCCCATAA
- a CDS encoding SurA N-terminal domain-containing protein, giving the protein MFDFVHNNKTAVQVILGLISVGLVVGIGFSGYEAMGQGDDYLAKVGKSRITPRELAEAIGNQAIPDEMKPMVVEQLVRQQLLQEKARQLHLAVPDSVLRDAIAAIPAFQVDGKFDAKRYQEMLAAQQMSPAIFEEKLKQDLVLRQLMDGVMQTGFVSNAQMQRLNQLMGEKREVYVANLTPEQYLAQVTVSDAEIKQYYDTNLAQYKSPDKVKLEYVVFSQEELASKLQVAEADIQKYFEEHKADLTKEERKVSHILLNAPKDMKAEEKAKVRAQAEAILAEVKKNPAQFAELAKAKSQDPGSAENGGDLGFFAKGAMVKPFEDAAFKMTKGQISDVVETDFGFHILKLEDVKGATFADVKPKIEEQLKLEKAQTSFQSQSEKFSDLVYQQADSLKPVADELKLSIVQSDWVTRKSAQDPVLNNPKLLEAVFSDDVLKKKHNSEAVEVGRGQLVSARVLEFKPSQTQPLAEVSAQISAKLKQDKAVKLAAADGAAKLKALNAGQAVNLAWGEMQTIGRIAAPGVAEADLKAIFKVDGSKQPAYVGATVAGGYTIYKVGNAIAAPALSPENKFKLDENLSKMYGQVELSAYLDSLKRDIKVVYGKQMAAKPAQ; this is encoded by the coding sequence ATGTTTGATTTTGTACACAATAATAAAACAGCAGTTCAAGTAATTTTGGGTCTGATTTCTGTTGGCCTTGTGGTCGGTATTGGTTTTAGCGGTTACGAAGCGATGGGGCAGGGCGATGATTATCTGGCCAAGGTCGGCAAGTCACGTATCACACCGCGTGAATTAGCCGAAGCGATTGGTAACCAAGCTATTCCAGACGAAATGAAGCCTATGGTTGTTGAGCAGTTAGTGCGCCAGCAGCTATTGCAAGAGAAAGCTCGTCAATTGCATTTGGCGGTGCCAGATTCAGTGTTGCGTGATGCAATTGCGGCTATTCCCGCTTTCCAAGTTGATGGCAAATTTGATGCGAAGCGCTACCAAGAAATGCTTGCCGCGCAACAAATGTCTCCTGCAATTTTTGAAGAAAAACTCAAACAAGATCTCGTATTACGCCAGTTAATGGATGGTGTAATGCAAACCGGTTTTGTCTCAAATGCTCAAATGCAACGTCTCAACCAATTGATGGGTGAAAAGCGTGAAGTTTACGTTGCCAATTTAACGCCTGAACAATATCTGGCTCAAGTGACTGTGTCAGATGCTGAGATTAAGCAATATTACGATACCAATCTTGCGCAATATAAATCGCCGGACAAAGTGAAGCTTGAATACGTGGTGTTCTCTCAGGAGGAGCTAGCTTCGAAATTACAAGTGGCAGAAGCGGATATTCAAAAATACTTTGAAGAGCACAAAGCCGATCTAACCAAAGAAGAGCGCAAAGTAAGCCATATTCTGCTTAACGCGCCTAAAGACATGAAGGCTGAAGAAAAAGCTAAAGTGCGTGCGCAGGCTGAGGCGATTCTGGCGGAAGTGAAAAAGAATCCAGCACAATTTGCCGAACTTGCGAAAGCCAAATCACAAGATCCAGGTTCTGCTGAGAATGGTGGTGATTTAGGGTTCTTTGCCAAAGGCGCAATGGTAAAACCATTTGAAGACGCTGCCTTTAAAATGACCAAGGGGCAAATCAGTGATGTGGTTGAGACTGACTTTGGTTTTCACATCTTGAAGCTCGAAGACGTGAAAGGTGCGACTTTCGCTGATGTGAAACCGAAAATTGAAGAGCAGTTAAAACTAGAAAAAGCGCAAACTAGTTTTCAGTCACAATCTGAAAAATTTAGCGATCTTGTTTATCAGCAAGCTGATAGTTTGAAGCCAGTGGCTGACGAGTTGAAATTGTCTATCGTTCAAAGTGATTGGGTAACACGCAAATCAGCACAAGATCCTGTGCTGAATAATCCTAAATTGCTTGAGGCTGTTTTCTCTGATGATGTTCTGAAGAAAAAACACAATTCGGAAGCGGTTGAAGTTGGGCGTGGTCAATTGGTTTCGGCGCGTGTTCTTGAGTTTAAGCCAAGCCAAACTCAGCCTTTAGCTGAAGTGTCTGCGCAAATTAGTGCAAAACTCAAACAAGACAAGGCAGTAAAACTGGCTGCGGCTGATGGTGCGGCAAAACTAAAAGCACTGAATGCCGGTCAAGCTGTAAACCTGGCTTGGGGTGAAATGCAAACGATTGGCCGCATTGCCGCTCCTGGTGTTGCTGAGGCGGATTTAAAAGCTATTTTCAAAGTGGACGGCAGTAAACAGCCAGCATATGTCGGGGCTACTGTGGCAGGCGGCTACACAATTTATAAAGTGGGCAACGCGATTGCTGCGCCAGCATTAAGCCCTGAAAACAAATTCAAACTCGATGAGAATTTGTCTAAGATGTACGGTCAAGTTGAGCTATCTGCTTATCTAGATTCGCTAAAGCGTGATATCAAAGTGGTATACGGCAAGCAAATGGCAGCTAAACCTGCGCAGTAA
- a CDS encoding HU family DNA-binding protein: protein MNKSELIDAIAESAGLSKAAAGKALDATVEAISNALKSGQEVTLVGFGSFYVSEREERTGRNPRTGESIKIAAAKQPKFRAGKSLKDAVQ from the coding sequence GTGAATAAATCGGAACTCATCGACGCAATCGCCGAATCAGCAGGTCTGTCTAAAGCCGCTGCTGGTAAAGCGCTGGATGCAACCGTAGAAGCGATCTCCAACGCGCTTAAAAGTGGTCAAGAAGTGACGCTGGTTGGTTTTGGCTCATTCTATGTATCAGAACGCGAAGAGCGCACTGGTCGTAACCCACGCACAGGCGAATCGATCAAGATCGCAGCAGCGAAACAGCCAAAATTCCGCGCTGGTAAATCGTTGAAAGACGCAGTTCAGTAA
- the lon gene encoding endopeptidase La → MSEHTLLPAESTSFPVLPLRDVVVFPHMVIPLFVGRPKSIKALEAAMESGKHILLVAQKNAAKDEPSFADIYPIGTVATVLQLLKLPDGTVKVLVEGLQRAHVEALVDDDGFYRVLATPQALAAEDSNETEAMRRTLLAQFDQYVKLNKKIPPEILSSLAGIETAGRLADTVAAHLPLKLEQKQAVLEMEDVAARMDHLLKQLESELDILQVEKRIRGRVKRQMEKSQREYYLNEQVKAIQKELGELDENADLDELEKRIKAAGMSKEAREKTEGELKKLRMMSPMSAEATVVRNYIDTILALPWKKKTKISKDLAEADTVLDADHYGLEKVKERIVEYLAVQTRVEKLKGPILCLVGPPGVGKTSLGESIARATNRKFVRMALGGVRDEAEIRGHRRTYIGSMPGKILQSMTKVGVKNPLFLLDEVDKLGSDFRGDPSSALLEVLDPEQNHSFSDHYLEVDYDLSDVMFVATANSLNIPAPLLDRMEIIRLSGYTEDEKVNIALKYLVPKQMKNNGVREGELQIADTAVRDIIRYYTREAGVRSLDREIAKLCRKVVKALLLKPSDKKVVINAKNIDKYLGVHRYDFGVAEQKNQIGQVTGLAWTEVGGELLTIETVKLPGKGKMIQTGQLGDVMQESIQAALSVVRSRAVSLGIDPEFYQKNDMHIHLPEGATPKDGPSAGIGIATALTSVLTGIPVRCDVAMTGEITLRGEVLPIGGLKEKLLAAHRGGIKQVLIPEGNVKDLIEIPENVKRGLAIHSVKWFDEVLAYALERMPVATVAEATPDEAIAGANVDTNQHSLKH, encoded by the coding sequence ATGTCCGAGCACACATTACTACCTGCTGAATCTACCTCGTTTCCTGTGTTGCCATTGCGCGATGTGGTTGTCTTTCCGCACATGGTGATTCCGCTGTTTGTTGGGCGTCCCAAATCAATTAAAGCCCTCGAAGCCGCGATGGAATCGGGCAAGCATATTTTATTGGTGGCGCAAAAAAACGCCGCCAAAGATGAGCCTAGTTTTGCCGATATTTACCCGATTGGTACCGTGGCAACGGTATTGCAATTATTGAAGTTGCCCGATGGCACCGTTAAAGTGCTGGTAGAAGGCTTGCAGCGTGCGCATGTGGAAGCGCTGGTTGACGATGACGGCTTCTATCGGGTGCTGGCAACGCCACAAGCACTGGCAGCGGAAGACAGTAATGAAACTGAAGCGATGCGCCGCACTTTGCTGGCGCAGTTCGATCAGTACGTCAAACTGAACAAAAAAATCCCACCCGAAATCTTGTCTTCATTGGCGGGAATTGAAACTGCCGGCCGTTTGGCTGATACGGTGGCTGCGCATCTGCCGTTGAAGCTTGAACAAAAGCAAGCCGTACTGGAAATGGAAGACGTTGCTGCCCGCATGGATCACCTGCTTAAGCAGCTTGAATCCGAGCTCGATATCCTGCAAGTTGAAAAGCGCATCCGTGGTCGTGTAAAACGCCAGATGGAGAAAAGCCAGCGCGAGTATTACTTGAACGAGCAAGTAAAAGCGATTCAAAAAGAGCTCGGTGAGCTGGATGAAAATGCTGACTTAGATGAGCTAGAAAAGCGCATTAAAGCAGCTGGCATGAGTAAAGAAGCGCGTGAAAAAACCGAAGGCGAGTTGAAAAAACTGCGCATGATGTCGCCAATGTCGGCTGAAGCGACGGTGGTGCGTAATTACATCGATACTATTTTGGCGCTACCTTGGAAGAAAAAAACCAAGATCAGTAAAGATTTGGCAGAGGCCGATACCGTACTCGATGCTGATCACTATGGGCTGGAAAAGGTCAAAGAGCGCATTGTTGAGTACCTCGCGGTGCAAACCCGCGTTGAAAAACTCAAAGGCCCGATTTTGTGCCTAGTAGGGCCGCCAGGGGTTGGTAAAACTTCTTTGGGCGAGAGCATTGCGCGCGCAACAAATCGCAAGTTCGTACGTATGGCGCTCGGTGGGGTGCGTGATGAAGCTGAAATTCGCGGTCACCGCCGTACCTATATTGGTTCAATGCCAGGCAAAATTTTGCAAAGTATGACCAAGGTCGGTGTGAAAAACCCGCTGTTCTTGCTTGATGAAGTGGATAAGCTCGGTAGCGATTTCCGTGGAGATCCTTCCTCTGCGTTGCTGGAAGTGCTCGATCCGGAACAGAATCATTCGTTTAGCGATCACTACCTCGAAGTAGATTACGATCTGTCGGACGTGATGTTTGTAGCTACGGCTAACTCGCTCAATATCCCTGCGCCATTGTTGGATCGGATGGAGATTATTCGTCTTTCGGGTTATACCGAGGACGAAAAAGTAAATATCGCACTCAAATACCTTGTTCCTAAGCAGATGAAGAACAATGGTGTACGCGAGGGCGAGTTGCAAATCGCCGATACCGCGGTGCGCGACATTATTCGCTACTACACACGTGAAGCCGGTGTGCGTAGCCTTGACCGTGAAATCGCGAAACTGTGCCGTAAAGTGGTCAAAGCCTTGCTGCTGAAGCCTTCCGACAAAAAAGTTGTGATCAACGCAAAAAATATTGATAAATATTTGGGCGTTCATCGCTATGATTTTGGCGTCGCTGAGCAAAAGAATCAGATCGGCCAAGTTACAGGTCTGGCTTGGACTGAGGTTGGCGGTGAATTGCTGACGATTGAAACCGTTAAATTGCCTGGTAAAGGCAAGATGATTCAAACCGGGCAACTTGGCGATGTGATGCAAGAATCGATCCAGGCGGCTTTGTCAGTCGTACGTTCGCGTGCGGTGAGCTTGGGGATCGATCCTGAGTTTTACCAAAAAAATGATATGCACATTCACTTGCCAGAAGGTGCAACGCCTAAAGATGGCCCGTCGGCGGGTATTGGCATCGCAACCGCGCTGACATCGGTCTTGACGGGCATACCCGTGCGTTGCGATGTGGCAATGACCGGTGAAATTACCTTGCGCGGCGAAGTTTTGCCAATTGGGGGCTTGAAAGAAAAACTGTTGGCAGCGCATCGTGGCGGTATCAAGCAAGTGCTGATTCCGGAGGGAAACGTCAAAGATTTGATCGAAATCCCGGAAAATGTAAAACGAGGTCTTGCTATTCACTCGGTCAAGTGGTTTGATGAGGTGTTGGCCTACGCCTTGGAGCGTATGCCTGTGGCGACAGTTGCGGAAGCCACGCCCGATGAGGCGATTGCAGGCGCAAACGTTGATACAAACCAACACAGCCTCAAGCATTAA
- the clpX gene encoding ATP-dependent Clp protease ATP-binding subunit ClpX, with protein MSDKPSDKLLYCSFCGKSQHEVQKLIAGPQVFICNECIELCTDVIREESEQQLGDITPQTPDGKRLPLPTEIRDVLNQYVVGQERAKKILAVAVYNHYKRLSTKGRGADGEVELAKSNILLIGPTGSGKTLLAQTMAKTLDVPFVIADATTLTEAGYVGEDVEHIIAKLLAQCDYDVEKAQRGIVYLDEVDKIARKSENPSITRDVSGEGVQQALLKLIEGTVASVPPHGGRKHPNQDMPKVDTTNILFICGGAFEGLDKIIRNRSVKGGIGFGAEVSSKDESKGIGALLHEVEPDDLIRFGLIPEFVGRLPVVATLAELDEAALISILTEPKNALIKQYQKLFEMEDVQLEIGEEALLAIAKKAMERKTGARGLRSIVEQTLLDTMFELPAMEGIAKVVVTPEVIAGKAQPEYVPVASEKSAG; from the coding sequence ATGTCTGATAAGCCTAGCGATAAACTCCTGTATTGTTCATTTTGCGGCAAGAGCCAGCACGAAGTGCAGAAACTCATTGCAGGCCCACAAGTATTTATTTGTAATGAATGCATCGAATTGTGCACCGACGTCATTCGTGAAGAAAGTGAGCAGCAACTGGGTGACATTACCCCGCAAACTCCAGATGGCAAGCGTCTGCCTTTGCCGACCGAAATTCGCGATGTACTCAATCAATATGTAGTTGGTCAGGAACGTGCGAAGAAAATTCTCGCCGTTGCCGTCTACAACCACTACAAGCGCTTATCGACCAAAGGCCGTGGCGCGGATGGTGAAGTTGAGCTCGCTAAATCGAATATCTTGCTAATTGGCCCGACTGGCTCGGGTAAAACGCTGTTGGCGCAAACCATGGCGAAAACGCTGGATGTGCCATTTGTGATTGCTGATGCCACTACGCTTACAGAAGCGGGTTATGTAGGTGAAGACGTTGAGCATATTATCGCCAAGCTGTTAGCGCAGTGCGATTACGACGTTGAAAAAGCGCAGCGTGGCATCGTTTATCTCGACGAAGTCGATAAAATTGCCCGTAAATCAGAAAATCCATCGATTACCCGCGATGTGTCGGGTGAAGGTGTCCAGCAAGCCTTGCTCAAGCTAATTGAGGGCACGGTGGCTTCTGTACCGCCGCACGGTGGCCGTAAACATCCAAACCAAGATATGCCTAAAGTCGATACGACCAATATCTTGTTTATTTGTGGTGGCGCATTTGAAGGCTTGGACAAAATCATCCGCAATCGCTCAGTGAAAGGCGGTATTGGTTTTGGTGCGGAAGTGTCGAGCAAAGACGAGAGCAAAGGCATTGGCGCATTGCTGCACGAAGTTGAGCCGGATGATTTGATTCGCTTTGGTTTGATTCCTGAGTTCGTGGGCCGTTTACCAGTGGTTGCGACCTTGGCCGAGCTGGATGAAGCTGCTTTGATTTCGATTCTGACTGAACCCAAAAATGCCTTGATCAAGCAATATCAAAAATTGTTTGAGATGGAAGACGTGCAGCTCGAAATCGGCGAAGAAGCGTTGCTGGCGATTGCCAAAAAGGCGATGGAACGTAAAACGGGTGCGCGCGGTTTGCGCTCGATTGTTGAGCAGACTTTGCTCGACACGATGTTTGAATTGCCTGCCATGGAAGGCATCGCCAAAGTAGTTGTGACGCCTGAAGTGATTGCAGGTAAAGCCCAGCCGGAGTATGTGCCTGTAGCTTCCGAAAAATCTGCTGGATAA